The sequence below is a genomic window from Acetivibrio clariflavus DSM 19732.
AGGAGGGCTTAACGTTAAAATCCGGTTTTACAGACAGTAAACCAATAAAACAGTCTGACCGAAAAGAAGAAAAAATTATTGCAGCAAAGGATAAAGATATAAATAATGAAAATAATTTAAATAACGGAAATATTAATGCTAATGTTTCGGTTATAAAGTCCGATAATTATGAAGTAAAGATTGATAACGCAAAAAACAAAAGTTTTATAGAAATACCGGATACCTCTGAAACTGACAACATAAAAGGAAGTACTGATAAAGAGACAAAGAGAATAGCTGTCGAAGAGAATAATGAAGAGGTGGATATATATTTTGGGCAAACAGTAAACCCTCAAAGCAAAACCAAAAATACATATGATACTGACAGTCAGTTAAATGGGCAGTTGGAGAGCTCAGGAGAAGATAACACATATAATGAAATTGATACATCTGAAAAGCCGGCCGAAAAAATGGCTACTGACCCGGAGGGTTTGAGTGAAGAAAATGAAAATGTCGGCATTGAAGCCGACAATAAAGAGGCTGAAGAAAACCAACTTATAGACGCCAGGATTATAGGACAAGTTTTTTCAACCTATATTCTTCTTCAAAGCGGAGATGATTTATTGATAATAGACCAACATGCAGCCCATGAGAGGATCAGGTTTGAAGAATTAAAGAGGAAATACAGGGAAAATGAAAGTTTGGCTCAGTTCTTGCTCTCGCCTGTGGTGATTGAGATAACAAACCAGGAATTAAAACTGATTGATGAAAATAAAGAAAAATTAAACAAACTAGGTTTTTCTTTTGAAAATTTCGGTAAAAATTCTATTATACTACGTTCGGTACCGGTTATATTACCGGATAATGCCAGAATAAAAGAATCGTTTTTGGACGTTCTCGATTTTCTTGTAAACGAAAAGCGGAAAGAGAATGTTTTGGTTGAGGAAGAAGCTCTGTACACATTAGCATGCAAAGCAGCAGTTAAAGCGAATAAGAAGCTTGATGAGCTTGAAATAAAAAAAATATTGGATGACTTGAATAAAATTGAAAATCCATATACATGCCCCCATGGGAGACCTACAATAATTAAAATAACAAAGCATGAATTTGAAAAAATGTTTAAAAGAATACTGTAGTTTGTTTTAATACTTGTAATTGACGTTATCGGAAATTGATTTGGTTACTTTTTGTGTAATAGAATACTTAATGAATTAGATACAATAATGTGTATTACTGTGGCAAGTTTTTTCAATCAAATTTATTATAATAATTAATTTAAAGCTTTTTTCTGAATGTATTTTATTTGGTTTTTGGGAGGATAAATTGAATAACGTTATAGTTATTTTAGGACCTACAGCTTCAGGTAAAACAAAATTGTCAATTGAACTTGCAAAGGATATAGATGGTGAAATAGTGTCGGCCGATTCAATGCAAATTTACAAATATATGGATATAGGCACTGCAAAGCCGACCGAAGAAGAAAAACAGGGAATTAAACATCATCTTATCGATGAAATAACTCCTGATGAAGAGTTTAGTGTTGCAAGATTTCAGCAACTTGCTGTAAAATATATTGATGATATAATAAATAGGGGTAAGGTTCCCATTGTTTGCGGTGGGACTGGTTTGTATATTGATTCTCTTATATATAATATCGAGTTTGGAGATACTATATGTGACTGGGAGCTTCGAGAGAGATTAAAGAAAGAAGCTCTTGAAAAGGGTAATGAGTATCTTCATAATAAGCTTAAAG
It includes:
- the mutL gene encoding DNA mismatch repair endonuclease MutL, encoding MGKIVILDENTANQIAAGEVVERPASVVKELVENSIDAGSSNISIEINNGGISMIKVVDNGSGIDEDDVEIAFERHSTSKIRKADDLESIYTLGFRGEALASIASVSLVELTTRVKEKPYGKYIKIQGGLVKEVRQTGCPVGTTFIVRDLFYNTPARFKFLKKDTTEAGYVSDIVNRIALGNPHISIKLVNNRNCVIHTPGNNDLLSTIFSLYGKETAKEVLEVRYKDEKVEIFGYAGKPEIARTTRNYQSIYINGRYIRNKTIFSAIDEAYKTYLMKNKFAFVVLQIKINPIFVDVNVHPTKMEVRFSDEQTIFRAVYHAINNALLSKSLIRNVEISEKTKNLFKFEQNVQPAKDFVQEGLTLKSGFTDSKPIKQSDRKEEKIIAAKDKDINNENNLNNGNINANVSVIKSDNYEVKIDNAKNKSFIEIPDTSETDNIKGSTDKETKRIAVEENNEEVDIYFGQTVNPQSKTKNTYDTDSQLNGQLESSGEDNTYNEIDTSEKPAEKMATDPEGLSEENENVGIEADNKEAEENQLIDARIIGQVFSTYILLQSGDDLLIIDQHAAHERIRFEELKRKYRENESLAQFLLSPVVIEITNQELKLIDENKEKLNKLGFSFENFGKNSIILRSVPVILPDNARIKESFLDVLDFLVNEKRKENVLVEEEALYTLACKAAVKANKKLDELEIKKILDDLNKIENPYTCPHGRPTIIKITKHEFEKMFKRIL